TGTTCCTCTGGCTTTTGCCCTATACAAGGATTTTGCTTGAACTATCACCTGgattctttttataattttgcaTATAACAACTTTTCTACAAATATTAAGTGCCTTGAGAAATGAGTAGGATTTTCCAATATGTAGTAATAAACTGTAAACAGAAGATGAATGTCTTTAAGATGTAGATAAAACTGGAAAGATTTAAGGAACAAATGCAACTTACGAAGAGAATTATAATTGGACACCACAGCCTATAGAAAGATTACAAACTCCTTGTCACTAACTTTTTTATCCAGTATCTCATATAATAATATTCACTAGAAGGAGAATAAACTATACAGTTGAAAGTAACTGAACAGGTAGAATTAACTGAGTAACTGTACATATAATAGATAAGACCTAATGTGCCAGCTAGCACAACTGGTATTAAGTGAATCAGGGGTTCACAGTACCGTCTGgcatcactttcaaatccctgcaCTGGGGCTGCTGAAATAGACAAGAAAACTGTAATATATAGCAATGTCAGAATAACTTCTCAACTTCCAGGTGACTCCTCATAGATTTATCAAGTCATGCTTCCGACAAGGCCCCCGATTTTCCTTTATTATGTACTGGCCAAAAAGGTATATCCACTATAAAGCATAGCTGATATGTACTTAAATACCAATAAATGCAAGCTCCATCATGTAGTTAGGCCATGATGTATTTATGATAGTTGGATGATTCCCAAATCctagtatgtcaaatatcaaggACCTGACAGCTTACAAGCTCTGCTACCCCAGAATCCTTAGCATCAATGACCTTCCAAAATTCAGGCTCTTCCTCTACCAAGGAAACAGGGTTGTCAGTCATAGAGTCAGCTGGAGCAGTTGATGAAGTCGAAACATTTGAGCCTGTACGTCTCTGTAAGTCAGCTTCCAATATCACAATATGATGATTGGCATCTTTCATGATAACATGGAGCTTCCCAAGTAAACCAGCAAGCAGAAATGGAGACTCAGAGTCAGTGAGATAACGAACTGGTACATTTTCTATAACAACTCTCCAAACATCCTCCTGATTATCATACTTCTTTATCTTGCCATTGTCCAAACAACTAGCAGGATCCAAGGCATATAGATCTCCATTGACTACAGTACCCAACTTTGTTCCCGCTTGCCTAGCAGGCCAACCATCACCCATACCATGTGGCATTTCCACCCACGAACTTGTCTCTGGGTCAAAAATTTCACCTCCAATATCAAAAAAGAAGGGCCAAGAATATAAACTCTGTGGAACACACAACCTTCCCCTATATGAAACCAATCCGGTTGCAATAGGCTTCAGCATGTCAGCTAAAAAAGCAGTAGGTAACACCTGTGTTTTCACGAAAGGCATGCTTGGCAACTCTGTCCAAAGACTTGTTAGGGGATCAAAAACTTCAGCAGTCCGTAAAGGAATTAAGCCATTTCTTCCCCTCACGACCCCCCCCACAACATAAAGTTTGTCGTTTAATATGCCTGTCTTACAGAAAGCCCTAGCACTGGTCATAGAGCTCACTTCCTGCCACAAGTTAAGACACGGGTCATACCGCCAAACACAATTGATGGCAGAGGCTCGAGAAAATCCACCTAATACATAGAGGCAGCCATTGACAACACCAACTGCACATCCGCAAAAGGGCATCTGATCCAAGTTATCCCTGCGCCCGAGCCAACCTCTTATGAAATCAGCAAGTTTGATGCTGGAGCCCACCACACCCCACATCCAAAATCCAGGCAACCCCCTCTTTGGCTCTTCCTCATCCACAACATGGGGCATCGGCGGCAGCCGTTGCCATTTTCCCGAACGAGGGTCCAATGCCTGCCACAAGTACTTGTCCCCTCCTGTCTTCGTCATTACATATAACCATTCTTCAGTCACCccaagttgtcttctcagctgaaaCAGCTCACCGCTCATGACAGCAATCATCCATCGCCGGGAAACCAACTTCACATTCAAGTAGTGAATTCTCGGCAATCTCGCTAGGATTTGAATCGAGACTTCATCTGGAAGACTAGGGATCAGCCTCGGGTTGTCATCAAAATACGACGATATTCTTATCTTTTTGTTTGCATCACCACGGGATGTTTCACAATGCACGCCTTCACCAGACTTAGCAGCAGGCACACTCAAGAATGATCCCATCAAAATCCTCTAAAAACCAGCCGATCCTCGCGGAAAAGTAATGTGCTACTTGAGCCCGATCCCTAATAGATTTCAAAAGAactggttttataaaaatacatATCAATTCATCAAAGAAGACACGATCCAAAAAGATCAAAGAAAGAACTTTTAACTCCTCCAAGCGGACCTCAAAATTCTAATTTTACAGTAAAAAACAGAAGGAAAAAAATTCCGACTCTACAAAAATTTTAGAACCCCAAACACCAGATCTGAAGAAACTCTTGAAACGCAATAGAAAAGCATGGATTTTCAGCAAGACCCTAAACGTCAAATCTGAAGAAACTATTCAAACGCAACAAAAATACATGGATTCTCACCGAAAATAGCAGatacaaaaacaagaaaaagatcaAGGAAGGACAGGTTACCTTCAGGCTAGAGAGATCCGGAAGAAGATACCCTAGATATGCTCCTTTTCGCTTTACAGATTCTCTTGGTTCCTCTTCTCGTTCGTATTCGACTCCGCTCAAACGACGGCACCTTCCTTACATGGCAGGGCCGTTACGGTTTACGATCAAAATTGGGCCAGTCCGGCCCATTATATTGAGCCCATATTTGGTTCTGCCACAGCTGGGTCGGCAAAACAAACCATTGGGCCATGGAATCAAACACATAGATTAATGTAAAGCTTATCCTATCTCATTTAATTGGGGAATATTTTCCTATAAATCAAGCAAAATTTAGGAACAACTAACATAAATTGAGAGGGTTAGGTAACATATACTAGATATTTCCTTTTAATAATCTAAGTTTTTAAGTTGCAATAATGTTCACTCTCAATATATAAAAATTGCACTGATTCCTAGTTTCTAATTGCAAAAAACCTCATCATAATTTTAGTCCAATAGATTCAAATAGGGAAAGAAGTTCATAATTGAGCTATTTTTCATGTGTTGAGTATTAAGTATTTTGACATATCAATGACCACATATTTAATAATTGTTTCCTCTGACATCCATTTCTCTATGGTTTTGTtttgtaaatttatatttattcctTTGTATTATATATTAtagaagaatatatatacatacatacgtatgcatatacatatacatatacatgtacatgtatatacatatatatacatacatacatacatatatacatatacatacatatacatatacatatacatataaatatataaatatatagatatgtatatatatatatatatatgtatatgtatatatataagaaatcattgaacatgtatatatatatatatatatatgtatacatatgtatatatacatatatgtatacatatatatatacatatatatatatatatacacatatgtatgtatatatatatatatatatatatatatatatatgtatatatatatatatgtatatatatatgtatgtatatacagccacacacacacaaaacaaaaCCATCTTGCCAAAACATGACAGAGAGATGGATGTTACAGAGGAAAGATGGCTttgttttgtaaatatatatttcTCTGTAATTTATATTTACAGGTATTCACTGGTTAAGATGATCTTATTGTTTGCAAAGGTGAGCATAAACAATCAAATCTGGAGTCTACAAGAACTAAATTTATACAATTAATCAATTGTTTGGCAAATTTCAGATTCTTGTAATATCCCTATGCATCACAATTTTGGACAATTGGATGGGAGTGACATTTGAAAAGATGATGTTGCAAATGGATCACAAAGCAGTAGGCCAAAAGCTACTTAGTTTTGTTTGATCAAGCAACTTCAGATGCTCTTTAACATCCATTTATCTACCATGAAAAGGCTTGGCTACCAGTCATTAAGGTAATAATAAGAGAGGTTTTTTTGAGTGGATAGGAGTTCATGCATTTCAAATCAACAGTTGGTTTGTCTTGAAAATGAAGTTAAGATGGATGCTTAAAGTGTTAGGTATAAAGAATGACAATGAAATTACTCATGGAATAAATCAGATGATTAAAATGGAGAGAAGCATCATAAGTTATATGACATAAACTTAACTTCTTGGATGCTCCTTAAGATAGTTTCAAGCctaatcatgatcaaaatattggatGATTAAGAAACATGTAAAAAATTTGTAAAGTTGAAATGAAAATGTTAATATGAATATATGGGATTACTTGAAAAGATAGCATAGGAAAGTTTTGATTCACAAATAAGTAAATACAACCCAGTAGAgaaataaaaggagaaaaaataGTTTAAGTAGGTACAAAGATATACAAAGAAATTTTTTGTAATTAACAGACTGAATTGAGTTAAAGAAAGATCTAAGAAGATTTTATTATAAACAATGTATAACAACATTTCAATGCTCTTGATGATTTAACTAAACCATGGTCTTACACAATGCTTAATAGTGAGAAAAGATTCATGAATTGAATCCCAAATAGTTGTTGGAACATCAAGGCTTACTGTCATTGTAATTGGCTTGTCTTTGGGCTTCGTTTGCATCCACCTGAAGCTTTCAGTTGATGTGAGCCACTGCCTGTTGGTGAGATAGAAGAGGCATAATGTCATCAGACTTTTAGTTGGTCACCAGTCTACATTGCAGGAGTGAGCCACATTATTATCAAGTCATCAGAGATAAAGCCCACCATGATGGTACAAGAGAGACCCAGGTGTCACTAAAGACTGCTTGTACAAGTATCATTGGCCAGCTTTGTGCAGGTCACATCATTTTCAAAGCTTACCCTTCAAATGTTCTTCAGGAAACAGACTGGAACGCATGCAGCTTGTATCTTGTCAAGACTTGATTCTTAGCTGAAGGACCGAGGTAGAGTTTTCAGCTTGCAACCTTAAATCTGGTGGTTTGTTAGTGCTTGATAAGAGTAAGTTCATCAAAAGATCCTGCCAATCTTGAAGTTCCAGTCACTTGCATGTGTTGTAGCTCTTAGGTCAAGGTTCCCAAATCACTTCTTACATGCTGTTGCTGCAAAAAGTACTGTTAGTGCCAAGGCTTCACGGAAGGAACATTTCATTATTGCTTCTATCCAAATGTAGATGTTTAATTAGTCATATATCAATGGTGAATCAAGTTATAATCCATCTTCATCTTGTACGTAATTTTTTGACCAAAAAATTGCACTAGAATATGATATGTTAATGTCAATATAAGTGGATATTATGAACGAACTCAGTATGTTCTGCTAAGAATACAAAAGCTTCAAAAACCTAATTTAACCAAACTAATGATATCATAAGTGTATCTCAAATGCTTCATATAATTATTGCAGATATTatgatgataaattatcatctcttaAATTGGATAAGAAAAATCATCAAAGTTCTGTTGCCACCTTCACAGAATAGTTTTGAGTGAGAGCATGTTCCTTTTAAATAGCTACAGCCTGATTTTTTTCTTGGGTCCAGTGAAAGAAATCAGCAAAAAAGATCATATAAAAGGAGATTCACAGTCACCTAACTCCCAGCTTAAACAATTGGTTTTTGTGAGTACCAGACAAGCCAAAGTTAAGAAGTCTAGATTGTGACTAAGTCATTAAGAAAGATGGCATGACTTCCTCATCAACATCAAGTTGTGATGTGAAAGAGAGACAATTATCACCATGCCTGACTGATCAAAGCATAAACACCATTAATATGCATGATTTATTTAATCGATTTAAGAAAAGTTGAATCTGAATTGACCTAACTTGCTAAAATGCATAGACACATCTAACAGTATCTCTAGCTGACATTTATTGGCATTTCTTGTGTTGACACAGTGGACAATGTGAACTGAAGGATGATGGTGCAAGATAGTGATAAAATCAGGGTCATGGATTTGCAATCAATGCATCTATCTATTGGATCCAGATGTCCCAAAGCAACAATtagatctttcttctctctcaAAGAAGACTCCACCACCCTATTCCTGTTGATCATAAGATAATAGTTTGGGTACTTTCATTGGTGTTTCCAATGGTGTAAATCATTGAAAAAACTTCGGTATCTCACAGGATATGGTAATGTAGTTGAGACAAAAATCTTTTGTTACATGATAAATCACAACTTAGTGAAGAAGCAGAGCCTTGACATTTTCCCTTGGATGGCCTTTCCAATTGTTGACAGCAACATAGTTCTGGTACAAGGCACATAGAAGATGAATATTCACTTTACACTCCTTATGGTCAATGCTTGTTTGATCGTAGATAACACTACTATTTTATGCTTTTTGGCTGATAGTTAATGTATAATTTGTTTCAAGAGATTCTGCTGCGGGCTTTATGAAATTAAAATTACTGTTACTGCCAATACTCCAATGAGTTCATGTTCTAATATATGGGAATAGTGTACATGTTTTACTTGCAGTCACCAAGTTGTCTCTAACTTCATTCCAATTTATTTGGAGTTGTATCATTGTTGCTGAATAGTTGTCTTGCTGGCCATACAATAATTGGCACATTAATAACACAACCAGCAGCCAACCAATCTAGAAGATCAATGTAGTGATTATTGCAGACAGTTGAGCAATTTTTTCTTCAGTTTCAGTTTAAACTTGTGCTGATTCTACTAAactataatatcataaaaaaatcagGAGGTAGGGAATCAATCAATTTATATGATCTTGACAAGTTGACATTACTCAGAAGCTAAACAAATCACATtccattacaaaaaaaaaaaaaaaagagaataatattttacaaaagAGATCTAAAGACAATGGGGGGCTTCTCATGGGCACCAAGAAATTTTGGAAAACACAATAGCATCAAATCTACATTCCTTTTCTTCTAATAGGTTAATTGATGCTGGAAAACCATAGAAACTTACATGTATCTCTTTGCATTATAGCATTTGAAATATCTtgtttggaatcactgaaaattcTATGAACAGTTATCAATGATAGCTCAGGTAGCAGTGATCGATGCCTCACAGTCGGATTGGTTGGAGCAGCTAGTTTCAAGAGGATTATCATTCATAGAAGTTAGAtagcacttctctttctgctcatctGAATTCATTTGTTGCTGGCGGCACTCAAGGCTACAGAAAGCAATGTCACCCCTGCACAATGAAATATAACAAATAAATGCATAACATCTAAAATTTCCAAACTTTCACATTACATAAGAAAAATGAAGGTCTTGAACCATATATAACGCACAGAAGACTGAGCATTTTTTATGTAAAAAATGCAAGACATGCAACTCATAACATTATTGTATTCACATGCATGCAAAAACACAGACATGGTTTTTTTTTTAGGAATTCACTGAAGAAAATAAAGTTGCAGAAATTGGAGTATTATGGATCTAACACTAATATGATTGATgtgaatttatattttaatgtaCTATGAATACACATCAATAAATCTTCATCTGTAAGCTTATGCTTTTAGATAgattaagaatataaatcaatAGATCTTGTCTCATGTACAGGTTTAGAATTTTAGATGGAATGACAGTGATCAAATAACTTAACATGATGAGATAAATGATGTCATAAAAGAGTATAAAAAGGCAGAACTTAGTACTGCTTCATATCAATATGGCATTGATAACAATAACTAACAAATTAAGAACAAAATTCTAATATTTGAGTGTAGAAATTTTATACCAATTTAGAGAAATGAGTAGACTACCTATTGGATTTAACTAATGACTTCctatataaatcaataaaaagtcaGAATGATGTATGCATATTTACAAATATATGTAACACTAACAGAGGGTCAGAACTCAATGAAAAACGTCTCCAGACATTTCCACAAAAATCTTCCCATAATCATAAGAAAATTGAACTTTTGAAGGTTACAAGCAAAATCTAACATAGCGTGCACTCTGTTATTAGCA
The window above is part of the Musa acuminata AAA Group cultivar baxijiao chromosome BXJ2-6, Cavendish_Baxijiao_AAA, whole genome shotgun sequence genome. Proteins encoded here:
- the LOC135614337 gene encoding F-box/kelch-repeat protein At1g22040-like, which gives rise to MGSFLSVPAAKSGEGVHCETSRGDANKKIRISSYFDDNPRLIPSLPDEVSIQILARLPRIHYLNVKLVSRRWMIAVMSGELFQLRRQLGVTEEWLYVMTKTGGDKYLWQALDPRSGKWQRLPPMPHVVDEEEPKRGLPGFWMWGVVGSSIKLADFIRGWLGRRDNLDQMPFCGCAVGVVNGCLYVLGGFSRASAINCVWRYDPCLNLWQEVSSMTSARAFCKTGILNDKLYVVGGVVRGRNGLIPLRTAEVFDPLTSLWTELPSMPFVKTQVLPTAFLADMLKPIATGLVSYRGRLCVPQSLYSWPFFFDIGGEIFDPETSSWVEMPHGMGDGWPARQAGTKLGTVVNGDLYALDPASCLDNGKIKKYDNQEDVWRVVIENVPVRYLTDSESPFLLAGLLGKLHVIMKDANHHIVILEADLQRRTGSNVSTSSTAPADSMTDNPVSLVEEEPEFWKVIDAKDSGVAELVSCQVLDI